The Sulfolobus islandicus Y.N.15.51 sequence ATCAGAGGAGGAGTTTCCAAAACTTTCAATACAAGATATAGAGTTGCTAATGAAAAATACTGAAATTTGGGATAATTTATTGAATGGTAAGATCTCTGTAGATGAAGCTAAGAGGTTATTTGAGGACAATTATAAGGATTACGAGAAGAGGGATTCCAGAAGGAAAGCTAAAAAAGCGGTTAGTAAAAAGGTTAAAAAGACCA is a genomic window containing:
- a CDS encoding RNA polymerase subunit Rpo13 gives rise to the protein MVSGMSTEEEKEGTIDEEVSEEREVEETSEEEFPKLSIQDIELLMKNTEIWDNLLNGKISVDEAKRLFEDNYKDYEKRDSRRKAKKAVSKKVKKTNKKEKSVEG